The Fulvia fulva chromosome 1, complete sequence region ACAGAACATTGCCGGACAGTGGGGAGGAATGTACCGCAACGCTCGGAGATGTAGCCATCGTAGTGTCGATAGGTTGTTGTTGGGTTTAGGACTGATCTGAAGGAGGAATCGAGATGAGCCAGGCTCCCCGCTTTGATCAAACGCGTGTGTTTGCACCTCGATATGCATGCATAACTGCGATGTCTCTTCGGCATTGTTTGACAATCATCTCGCTCTCACATGCCATGCCGTCCTCCGGCACCACTTATGTCACTCCCCATCCTCTCACCGACTCCACTTGCTAACGTATGATCCTTCGGATTTGCAGCCGCCTCGTACAAGAAGTTGACGGGCTCTCTGCTCAATTTCATCCACTCTCCTTTGAACCCCATGTAACTAATTCTGGTCTCATCCTCGTCTCCTCTGCCCCAGTTGTCTTCAAAAAAGAGGTCCAGCGACCTGACAGTATTGAACAACGCCCTCTTCACGGGCACCTCTTGTACCTCATTCGACTGCGCCAGCTCCAATGTCTGTGTCGGTTGGAGATCGGAGGCAGTCGAGAAGTCGAGGCCTTCGCGGTTGACGTAGACTTTCAAGGTCATCGGTGCAGAGTCGGTCATCGAGGTCCTAATCAGGATGCTGTGAAGGCGTATTTGGGCAGTGAACGGAATGTGCATCAGGAGCTGTTCATCTGCATCCGAGACGAGTTCGGGCTCGGCATCGAGGCGATCAGTCCATGTCTTTTGGACTATGGTTGAGCCGGCTCGAGACACTGATTCGTTCAATGTGTTGATGGCGCCGAAGTCGATCTGCTCGTAGATATGATTCTGAAGGGCTGGCGTCAGATCATCAGTATGATCGTGCGCGGCGCCTTCCGAGTGATCATGGCCGTGGTGGTCGTGTTCATCGTGGCAGTGTGACATGTTTGTTTTTTGTTGATCGCGCCGGAGCTGATCGAACTGTTGATGGTGTACATGTTGGTGGATGGAAAGTGTGGGAATGAAAGCTGCTTTCGAGCGCTTCACGCGATGCGGGGCAGCTGACGCGATTCACTGAGCCCCTCGATTCACATGCGCGTTCTAGTGGGCTGGAAGTGCCCATGTACGATCATTGATTCATGGTCAGAATTATCTATCGATTCCGTGGGTATAATAACGCCATCGCTCATGCATTATATTGTTCCTGCCCCAACCTACGCAGCAATTGGCCCCAACGCTTGCTCCTGCTCACGCTCTGATCGCGCTTGCCGTCTTCGCCTCGCTTTGGCCTCAGGCGTCTCTACCTCGCCGGAGGGAGCTTCAGGTATCTCACCAGCTGTAGTCTTCGGTGCTTCAGGCATGCTAGGCACTCCTTGTGCTTCCCGTTCCAGAGCCTCGAGCTCGTCCTCTACCTCGTCTTCATCCTCATTCGACATCTTCCCGCTAAGCATTTCATTCACCTCCTGCATGTTGTGTCAGTCTTAATTGCAGAAAGCACGGCCGACATTCTTACCTTCTGATATGCTTGCGCCTCCTCACTTTGACTCAGTATCATCTCCACTCTTTCCAATCCTCCCATCTCTTTGTGTATCTCTTTCAGCACTGCTGTACCTTGCTGCAGACCGAACATGACATCCTTTTGAACCAGCGCAAACTCTACGTCGCTGGTGAGTGCCTGAAGTTGTGCGAGCTGTTGATCTGTTTTTGCAAGTAGTGAAACCTGGTATTTCTTTCGTCGTAGAGCCAGTAAAGCTCTTTGCTTATCGCCCTATCGAAGAGCTGTTAGCTAGGCTTGAGTGACACACCCTTCCCATAGAAGACGGTGTTTCATGGGAATCGTGGCACTGTACGAAGCGCATGTCTCGAGCAAGTCACCACTGTCTGAGCAACTGATTGGCACCTGGTATGCTCCAAGCGTACCTTCGCTAAGCACTCCTTGGCAATCTCCGTCTCTCGAGTCGTGATCGTATTGATGCGTTTCTGATACTGGTGCAGCTTATCGCGCTGAATCTTGAGGTCGAGGATGGCCCTGGACAGACTCAGTACTGAAGCCTGTCACGTTGGCTGGTGGGGCGGGGCGCACCTGTCCTGTGCAGTGACCTTTTTGCTGGAGCTGTTGGAGTTACCCATTGCACGATGTGCAGCAAGATGTGTTGTTGCTTAGAAGCAGCAGCATGGTGATCACATGAAGGTCGACTCAAGTGCATGACCCGACAGCTTGGCACCAGCGTCAAACAAGGTTGGGCAGCGGAGCAGACTCCGCTGCAGGGCAAAGCATCGGGCGCTACTAGGTAATGGACAAGAAATATCCTCGAAAACTGTTGGAACAGTCTGAATATGCACCTTTCAGAGACTGGCCCGAAAAATCATTCCCGAGAAAGCGCGTCGTCGCTCCGAAGACGATAAGAGCCACCAGGCCAGCGTTGCCGTATCGCCCTTCACAGAACCGAGATGCATCTCTCTGGCGCGCTCGACAACGAGGTGCATGTTGCTGTTCAGCGCTTCCTAGCAGACGGTGTTGCCGCGGATGTACTGGTGCTGTACACTGCATTGCAACGTTCAAACTCTTCTTTGAAGCGAAGGCCTAAGAAGGTAATACAAGCTAGCATCGAGAGGGTACTGGACTTCCTGGGCGCTTCAGAACAGGACGGCCACGATTCTGATGCGATCATTGAAGATATACAGCCTGAAGTCGACCCGGTAGCTGAGAGTATGAATCGATCGCTGAGACAGAACCTCGCGCCGCGTCCGATGAGTCCGCCTCCAGCTGCAGCTGACGAGACCGCCCCCAAGAAGCGCAAGCCAAATGGTGAGTCGCTGCCGAAACGTCAGAAGCGCGAAGAAAAGATCAGTACCTCAGCACCTATGGAAGTGTCGTTGGACGACGTGGGTGGCATGGACGATGTTATCAAGAAAATGAACAGGCTAATCGTCATGCCAATTGGGTGCTACGAGGATTATCACGCTGCCAGCTTGCCACTGCCAAAAGGTGTATTGCTACATGGTCCTCCAGGGTGCGGAAAGACAATGCTAGCAAGAGCTTATGCAGCAGAACTTGGAGTGCCTTTCATTGAGATTCTGGGTCCTTCTATCGTGTCCGGGATGAGCGGAGAGTCAGAGAAGGGTGTGCGCGACCGATTCGAGGAGGCGAAAAAGAATGCGCCATGTCTACTCTTCATCGATGAAATCGATGCCATCGCTCCCAAGAGAGAGACGAGTCAAAGTCAGATGGAGAAGCGCATAGTGGCACAGCTACTGGTTAGCATGGACGAGATCAACAAAGAAGGCGGTCCGCCTGTGATTGTCCTAGCAGCTACAAACCGACCGGACTCCCTTGACCCGGCGCTACGACGAGGTGGCAGATTTGGGACTGAGATCAACATCAACGTCCCGAACGAGCAGGTTCGCCAAAGCATACTGGAGACACAAACACGAGGCATGACTTTAGCAGCAGACGTCAATCTTGCTAAACTTGCGAAAGATACAGCTGGGTTCGTAGGCGCAGATCTTCATGATCTGGTGGGGAAGGCTGGCGCGCATCAGATGGAGCGTTACGAAGACGCTCTTGAACGTCAAGCTACTGAACTCGGGTTGGAGTACGACTGCAGCGAGAAGACGTCTGTAGCGGTGAAGTCGGCCCGCAGTCTGATTGCTCGAACCGTCACACGTCGTGATCTTCCCAAGCCCGCAGGCTTCGAAACGATCGCGCTGTCTATGCTGGACTTCGAGGCTGTGCTACCGGGCATCACTCCTTCGAGTAAACGGGAAGGCTTCTCTACAGTACCTGATGTCTCTTGGAAGGACGTCGGAGCGCTCGAAGAAGTCCGTCAGGAACTCCACTCAGCTATTGTCGACCCTATCGCCAAGCCACAACTCTACGAAGCCATGGGCAGAAGTTCACCTTCCGGCGTCCTGCTCTGGGGACCTCCCGGATGTGGAAAGACCTTATTGGCGAAGGCAGTCGCGGCAGAGAGTAAAGCCAACTTCATTGCAATCAAAGGGCCTGAGCTGCTCAACAAGTTTGTTGGCGAGTCAGAAGCTGCAGTGCGAAAGGTCTTTCAGCGCGCGCGCAGCTCCGTACCATGTGTCATCTTCTTCGACGAGCTCGATGCTTTGGTGCCGAAGAGAGACGCAGCAGGTTCGGAAGCAAGTGCGCGCGTAGTGAATTCGCTCCTCACAGAACTCGATGGGATGGATGTGAGGACTGGGATATACGTGATAGCCGCGACGAACCGGCCCGACATGATCGATGAGGCTATGCTTCGGCCTGGCCGTTTCGGCACTCAATTGTTTGTTGACGTTCCGAAACCGGACGGAAGGGTGGAAATACTGCAGGCGCTATGCATCAAAAGACCCGTCGATTGGTCAGGTGAGATCGAGCAATTGGTCAGAGATGGAAGGAGCGATGGCTACAGTGGCGCTGATCTTCAGCAAATGCTAAACGAGGCAATATCACATGCCATCAAGAGGCAGTCGCTACGCGTGCAGCTGCAAGATTTCGAGTATGCGCAGGGCCGCATTAGAGGCTCAGTGAGGGAAGTTGCGAAATACCATAAACTGAAGGAGCGATTCGGGCAGAAATAGCAGGATCACTGGGCAGATCTGAGCGCGCTTCAAGTGAATGGAGTTATGACGATACTTAGGCACGACCATTGCGACCTGGATTCTGCGGCCGAAGTCAATTATTTCGTGGTGTTGAAAACCCTCAAGAATCAGTACTTGACCAACTTACACTCCCGCTCTGACGCCTGTCGAGAATAGACCAGCTCGGGATATGCTGATACGGGCAGACCAGGTCAGGTAGAGGACCAATCGCAGTATCAAATCACTTTTGTACGCGCTACACAGTATACAGCCTAGCGAAAACATTCTATCACCTCGGTGTCCTGGGTGCCCTCGGATCACCCGCTTCCGGTCTCCTCTTGCTCTCTCTCCCACCACTCGTCATCCAGTCCACATCCTTCAACTTCGGACCACCACTATCTAGCACCTTGGCCGACTCCTTCCTGGCGCTTACCACGCCATTCTGACCAGCATCCACATCCCTCCACTCCCCGCCACCAAGCAAATTCGCCAAAGCTCCATCGTTCTGCAGCAACTCCTTGAAAGTGCCCACCTCAGCGATGCCTCCTTGATCCAACACCACAATCCTCTCCGCAATTTCCATCATATCTCTATGATGCGTGATGATCACGACCGTCATTTCGTGACTGCTATCGCTGATGAGGTTGTGGATAGTGCTTCGGACGAGGTTAGCAGACTCAACGTCAAGCGCTGATGTGGCTTCGTCGAGAATCAAGACGGAAGGCTTGCGAACAAGGGCGCGAGCTATGTTGACACGCTGGGCTTGACCTCCTGAAAGACCAAGTCCGCCTTCGCCAATGGGAGTCTCGTAACCCTGAGGTAGGCTAGCGAGGAAGTCGTGGATTCCTGCTTGACGTGCTGCGGTTTCAATGCTCTGTTGACTTCTGTTGGGCGAGTCGGCTGGGATGCCGTATGCAATGTTTTCGAAAGCAGTCGCTGAGAATAGTGTTGGTGTCTGCGAGACGGAGACAATCAGTGCTCGTAGAGACGGTGTGTGGATGTGCTGCATTGGGCGGCCACCGAAGGTCAGGTCGCCTGGTCTCGCACCTGGCACTGTCGAAGTACTGTACAAGTCCAGAAGCAGATTCGCAATCGTAGACTTTCCTGAACCGGAGCCCCCTACGATCGCGGTCGTAGTGCCGGGCAACAGCTTCAGGTTGATGTGCTGAAGTATAGTCTGATTCGGCCTCGAAGGGTAGGCAAATTTCAGATCGTCGAATACGATCTCACCCACGGTGGTGATGCGAGTATCACCGCGATGTTCATGCGAGTCCTTCGGCAGCCTAGCAAGCTGCAGTAGTCGCGAAGCTGTATCTTTCGACGAGCCCATCTGTGGGATGTACTCCAGGATCGCACTAACGTTCGTGATCGCCATGATCAGCATGGTGAAGACCTCGATGACCTTGATGGGAGAAGCGCCGTCTGTGACCAGTCGAGCGCCAACATAGAAGATCATGGAAGTAGCAAAGTTGCCGGCAGAATCGGACAGACCGAAGAAGAAGCCGGTGTACATGGCTCTCTTGAAGCCGACTTTCAGCGCATGAACCGTAGCCGTCCTATACTTTGTTGTGAAGTGCGACTCCAAGGTCAGTGCGCGCACAGTCTTGATGTTGGTGAAGGTTTCCGTGAAAATCGCCGAAGCATCAGCGGCAGCGTCGTTGCAGTTTGACTCCCACTTTTCGCTGATTCTCGCAAAGAGCTTGGTGACGCCATAAATGTATGGCGACACAGCCAGTGCGATCAATGTCAGCTTCCACGACGAGGCAGCGGCCCATGTGATTGTGACGATGACCATGAGAACAGCGACATAGGCCAGCGACGCGAACCGTCCAAGCAGGTTGCGCATCTCCTCAGCGTTCCGATCGAGGCTTTCTGTAAGCTTAGAGACGCCGTTCTCATCCTTCTCGAAGAAATGTTTAGGCTGGTCAAGGATTCTGCTGTAGGCTTCGGCTCGTATGGAGTCAACCCAGAGCTGGCCGGTGTACTCGTGAAAGAACCGTAAGGTCCATGTGTGTGCCGCATCGGCAAAAGCGATGCCCAGAATCGCCATCGACCACTTCAAGGCGGCCGCCTTGTCACCGCCAGGCACTTGATATGTTGCAAGAAGTTTGACCAGCACAAACGAGAAAAGCGGCGAGCCGACGGCGTGCACAGTCGCACCCCAGAAGCCAAGAATCAGGTAAAACCTCGCTCGCCTGTCGAGACTCGGCCACAAGGTGCCGAATATGGTCTTGAGTGAGTTGTATCGAACAGGTTTCACATCGTTCTGATCGCTCTCTAGCTTCGCCAGAGCCTCTTCAGGTCCTCGTAGTGGAATCGCTTCGGGATCCCCCGGAAGAGGTCGGCGAAGACGCGCAGTACCCACGTGTTGACGAGCTTCTGCTGCCAGCTTACCGGTTTGATCGACAAATCGCTCCAAGACTTGAGACCATCGTTTCCCAGATGGCGGTGGGGTTTGGGTAGGTGTAAGCGATGTTGGGTGATCTGCTGGCGACCGCAGATGAGAGGGCGATGCATCATTTGGCGACTCCAACAACTCATTCATACGCATGAAAGGTGAAGCGAAATTTGATGTTGGTCCACCTGGCCTATAGGCCGGCAAGCCGATGAGCGGACTACCTCCGTCGAGTACAGTAGGGAAGTATGATATCCTTTGCGTGGCACGCTTCTCATGCAGCGTGAGCTGTTTCTCGATAGGATCAAGCTCGTCCTCGAACCCTTTAGTGATGAATGCGTCGGAGTCGATGGACGAACCACGGGTCCTGATCGATGTTACCGACTCGTAGCCTTCGTTGTGAAAAGAGGTTATTGCAGCTCGCTGACCCTCTGAAAGGAAGCCTTGAAAGGGTGTGCCCTTCATCTTTTCGAGAGTGCTGCGATAGCCTTCTTGGACAAGCCTGCCACTTTCTAACAGGTAGATGTAATCGTCCGCCATGATCTGAGAGATGTCGTGAGTTATGATGATAGTCGTCTTGCCGGTTCGCCAACGTCGAATGGCTTCCATCATGAGCGTTCTGGTGATGTAGTCCAAAGCACTCGTGGATTCGTCGAGGATCAAGATAGGAGAGTCGCGAATCCTTGCTCTCGCCAATGCCATACGCTGACGCTGTCCGCCTGACATGGATCCACCCTTGAAGCCGACACCTGTATCGAGGCCATCAGGCATATCCGAGATCATGAGCTGCAGTAGGGCGAACTCGGCGGCTTCCACCACCTCTTCTCTTGTGACTTGCTCGTAGTCCTTACCACGACCGAAAGCGATGTTGCGTAACACAGTGTCGTTGAACAACAAACTCGTCTGCTCAACAAGAGTGATATTCGAGCGGAGCCATGTCGTGTCTAGTGATGCCAGCGGAATGTTGTCGATGTTGATTGTGCCCCCCGTGGCAGTGTAGAACCGCATCAGCAGTTGGCTGATTGTGCTCTTGCCAGAACCGCTCCTGCCGATGAGAAACGTCATTTGCCCTCCTGGTATCACCATGGAGACATCCTGGATGGCCAGTATGTCAGGTCGGGACGGGTATGCAAAGGAGAGGTCTAACACTTCTATGTCTCCACGGCATGTTGCAGGTGCCAGGAGGTTTTGTTTATGCTCGATAGTTGACTCGTCCTCGACTTGTGCCATGATAGTCCTGAGCACGGAGCCGGCCTTCCGTCCCTTTTCAAACACAATCATCTGCGGTAGAATGCCTTGCAGAGCCTGAAAGGCACCAATGGCAGAAAAGAATGTCGTGACCACATCGTCGACTTGAATGGTACCGCGGCCGACCAGAATACCTCCATAGTAGAATCCTTGCACGAACATGGAGACGGATAGCAGCACTGCCAGCCCCATCTGGAGAGCGCTCGCGTTTGCGACCCATGCGTACCACACTCCAGCCTCATCTATGCATGTGTTGTACTTCTTTAGCTCAATTTCCTGGCCATTGAAGCACTTCACTGTCTCTATCGAAGAGAACGCGCTGGTGGAGTACTTCTGTGCTTCGGTGAGTTTGTCCTGCTGCATGGTTATGTTGTGCTCCAGACCACCGCGTGCCATCACCAGAGCGAATATGATGACAGGGACTGTAGCAAGAGTCACTAGAGCCAGATCCCATGAGCGGTAGAGTGCTTGTGCTAGTGAAAGGACGCAGGTGGATATCAAGGCGAAAATGGATCCCAGAGGCTGAGACGTGGCCAGCTGAAGTTCCCGAATTTGAGCTTGTAGTCTCGGCAGCAGGGCGCCTATACCGTTCTTGCGACGTTCGTACCATTCAACTTCTCTCCCTAGAAGTCCATGGAAGAGGCGGTCGCGAGCACTCTTTGCCTGGAGCTCGCCAAAGGACATCCAGAGCAGGAACTCTAGAGCGCCAAATATCCAAGATCCCGCCGAGATGGCAACGGTCCATAGAACCCATTTCGTCTGTTCTCTCAGAAACTTGTCACCGTCCATAGACCCTGACTGGTAATTTGTCAAGCCCCCAACGACTTTGCCGACGACGAAGTTGACGGCTGGACCCATAAACCCTGCAGCGAAGGAACAGAAGATGCCGGCCACGAGGAGTGGAATGTTCGCTCTGGTGGTGAAAGCAAAAAGACAGCGCCAGGGCGCATCGGGTACCTTTTCGCCATCTTCATCCTTCTCCTCGACTTTACCCTCTCTCGAGTCGTTGGAGCTGTTGTCCTGTGAGGACCGAGACCCGCGTTTGTCGCCTGCCATCGATTTCGCGTCCAGTGGTGTGCACGCGCATCAGCGCCATCAACGAGGTCAGTTGAAGCAAATTTGCAGTTTGCTGCGGCTCAAGGTAGCGTTTGTCTGCACGGCACGGACTTTCCAGATTCGAGGTGAAGTCGGATCGGGATGCCTTTGATGGAGCTTCCAGGCCGTGAGGCCAAAGAATGCATACTTAGTATTGTTCTTTTTCGCCAAGACCCTCGAATTTTATCTACTCAAGCGCCACTACAACGTGGCAGTACTCGATTCACCTTCCGGGACCCGCCTATCATCGCTTCGACCCTCCTGTGTTCAATCATGTGTCCACCATCGGTAAAAGTCTACCAGGACATGATCCGAATAAATCGTGGTTCATTCTGACAACCATCGGAGTCATGCCATGGCGTCGATCGCAGATCTATGGAGTGGAATCGTGAGTATCAAGTGTGGGCGATGGCACGAAGCGCTGGCTGATGTGGCAATAAGCTCGCCGACCAAACGCTTCCTTTGCAGGACGAGCGAGGCGTGCGCAGCTTACGATACATGCATCGACTGGCCTATGACGCCTTCGCCGCGGACGCCTTTTCGTGGACCCAGTCATTGAGGCCAGCGCGGTTCCTGCCTCCAGTCAGCGAAGCCTCTGTGAACATGGCTCCTGCAGCGTAACATACCTCGCAATCTCGATCGCATAGAACTGCATGCGCATAGCTGTACATCCATCAGCCTCTGCCCGCACACATT contains the following coding sequences:
- a CDS encoding PITH domain-containing protein, with protein sequence MSHCHDEHDHHGHDHSEGAAHDHTDDLTPALQNHIYEQIDFGAINTLNESVSRAGSTIVQKTWTDRLDAEPELVSDADEQLLMHIPFTAQIRLHSILIRTSMTDSAPMTLKVYVNREGLDFSTASDLQPTQTLELAQSNEVQEVPVKRALFNTVRSLDLFFEDNWGRGDEDETRISYMGFKGEWMKLSREPVNFLYEAAANPKDHTLASGVGERMGSDISGAGGRHGM
- a CDS encoding Charged multivesicular body protein 6 — protein: MGNSNSSSKKVTAQDRAILDLKIQRDKLHQYQKRINTITTRETEIAKECLAKGDKQRALLALRRKKYQVSLLAKTDQQLAQLQALTSDVEFALVQKDVMFGLQQGTAVLKEIHKEMGGLERVEMILSQSEEAQAYQKEVNEMLSGKMSNEDEDEVEDELEALEREAQGVPSMPEAPKTTAGEIPEAPSGEVETPEAKARRRRQARSEREQEQALGPIAA
- a CDS encoding Alpha-factor-transporting ATPase, whose amino-acid sequence is MAGDKRGSRSSQDNSSNDSREGKVEEKDEDGEKVPDAPWRCLFAFTTRANIPLLVAGIFCSFAAGFMGPAVNFVVGKVVGGLTNYQSGSMDGDKFLREQTKWVLWTVAISAGSWIFGALEFLLWMSFGELQAKSARDRLFHGLLGREVEWYERRKNGIGALLPRLQAQIRELQLATSQPLGSIFALISTCVLSLAQALYRSWDLALVTLATVPVIIFALVMARGGLEHNITMQQDKLTEAQKYSTSAFSSIETVKCFNGQEIELKKYNTCIDEAGVWYAWVANASALQMGLAVLLSVSMFVQGFYYGGILVGRGTIQVDDVVTTFFSAIGAFQALQGILPQMIVFEKGRKAGSVLRTIMAQVEDESTIEHKQNLLAPATCRGDIEVLDLSFAYPSRPDILAIQDVSMVIPGGQMTFLIGRSGSGKSTISQLLMRFYTATGGTINIDNIPLASLDTTWLRSNITLVEQTSLLFNDTVLRNIAFGRGKDYEQVTREEVVEAAEFALLQLMISDMPDGLDTGVGFKGGSMSGGQRQRMALARARIRDSPILILDESTSALDYITRTLMMEAIRRWRTGKTTIIITHDISQIMADDYIYLLESGRLVQEGYRSTLEKMKGTPFQGFLSEGQRAAITSFHNEGYESVTSIRTRGSSIDSDAFITKGFEDELDPIEKQLTLHEKRATQRISYFPTVLDGGSPLIGLPAYRPGGPTSNFASPFMRMNELLESPNDASPSHLRSPADHPTSLTPTQTPPPSGKRWSQVLERFVDQTGKLAAEARQHVGTARLRRPLPGDPEAIPLRGPEEALAKLESDQNDVKPVRYNSLKTIFGTLWPSLDRRARFYLILGFWGATVHAVGSPLFSFVLVKLLATYQVPGGDKAAALKWSMAILGIAFADAAHTWTLRFFHEYTGQLWVDSIRAEAYSRILDQPKHFFEKDENGVSKLTESLDRNAEEMRNLLGRFASLAYVAVLMVIVTITWAAASSWKLTLIALAVSPYIYGVTKLFARISEKWESNCNDAAADASAIFTETFTNIKTVRALTLESHFTTKYRTATVHALKVGFKRAMYTGFFFGLSDSAGNFATSMIFYVGARLVTDGASPIKVIEVFTMLIMAITNVSAILEYIPQMGSSKDTASRLLQLARLPKDSHEHRGDTRITTVGEIVFDDLKFAYPSRPNQTILQHINLKLLPGTTTAIVGGSGSGKSTIANLLLDLYSTSTVPGARPGDLTFGGRPMQHIHTPSLRALIVSVSQTPTLFSATAFENIAYGIPADSPNRSQQSIETAARQAGIHDFLASLPQGYETPIGEGGLGLSGGQAQRVNIARALVRKPSVLILDEATSALDVESANLVRSTIHNLISDSSHEMTVVIITHHRDMMEIAERIVVLDQGGIAEVGTFKELLQNDGALANLLGGGEWRDVDAGQNGVVSARKESAKVLDSGGPKLKDVDWMTSGGRESKRRPEAGDPRAPRTPR